In the genome of Candidatus Latescibacterota bacterium, one region contains:
- a CDS encoding MgtC/SapB family protein — protein sequence MSETLSIYLPRLLLAMAVGGIIGLEREFHGKPAGIRTNILMCVGSCLIMIISIEVAKMSGAVGDPARIAAQVVTGVGFLCAGTIIRSSFTVSGLTTAATIWVLSALGLTIGAGFIALGLIGALLITVTLVLMRYLEAFINRFNKTHIIQIMMEPGQGLVGRIVEIFSKAGIRTVLHEADLKGEKWTITIEYNSSLKNHGKAMKELSGIESILSVSEEL from the coding sequence ATGAGTGAGACACTGTCTATCTATCTTCCGAGGCTCCTCCTGGCAATGGCTGTCGGAGGGATCATCGGCCTTGAACGCGAATTTCACGGCAAACCCGCGGGGATAAGGACCAACATCCTCATGTGTGTAGGTTCGTGCCTGATAATGATCATTTCGATCGAAGTAGCAAAAATGTCCGGCGCGGTCGGTGATCCCGCGCGGATCGCCGCCCAGGTCGTGACCGGTGTCGGGTTTCTCTGTGCCGGGACTATCATAAGATCCAGTTTCACCGTTTCAGGACTGACAACAGCAGCCACTATCTGGGTACTTTCCGCTCTCGGGCTGACGATCGGAGCCGGATTCATCGCTCTGGGCCTGATAGGGGCACTACTCATCACTGTAACACTCGTATTGATGAGGTATCTCGAAGCGTTCATAAACAGGTTCAACAAGACTCATATTATCCAGATCATGATGGAACCAGGTCAGGGCCTGGTCGGCAGGATAGTAGAGATCTTTTCAAAGGCCGGCATCCGGACCGTGCTTCACGAAGCGGATCTGAAGGGGGAAAAATGGACGATCACAATCGAATACAACAGCTCACTGAAAAATCACGGTAAGGCCATGAAAGAACTCTCGGGGATAGAATCGATCCTTTCGGTAAGTGAAGAACTATAG